One segment of Babylonia areolata isolate BAREFJ2019XMU chromosome 24, ASM4173473v1, whole genome shotgun sequence DNA contains the following:
- the LOC143298763 gene encoding uncharacterized protein LOC143298763 isoform X3, with amino-acid sequence METISKQTNLKQFILQLGRRAIYGLDMFVYPVEEDPEAVGDAYLRSLGITVRQPTVPMATLNVEEIQRTYNVQVRTVTPTVEPEELERIFNVRVRPLRRQVTGRFADPHRRRAGHRGRCGGSGVRPVYPVYGDAQRRRMSFRQVPLLPHHARSLADFGFFAENADQVFCWRCGLQVTVGDLRRMLDGRSSAGLHI; translated from the exons ATGGAGACAATAAGCAAGCAGACCAACCTGAAGCAGTTCATACTGCAACTGGGTCGAAGGGCCATCTACGGTCTGGATATGTTCGTATACCCGGTCGAAGAGGATCCCGAAGCTGTTGGCGACGCCTACCTTCGTTCCCTGGGCATAACCGTGCGCCAGCCGACAGTACCAATGGCCACGTTGAATGTGGAGGAGATACAAAGGACCTATAACGTCCAGGTGAGAACCGTAACGCCGACTGTGGAGCCGGAGGAGCTGGAGAGGATCTTCAACGTCCGGGTGAGACCCCTTCGTAGGCAGGTGACTGGGCGCTTTGCGGACCCCCACAGAAGGAGAGCAGGACACCGCGGCCGGTGTGGTGGTTCTGGTGTTAGGCCGGTTTATCCTGTGTATGGTGATGCTCAGCGCAGGAGGATGTCCTTTCGGCAAGTCCCCCTCTTGCCTCACCACGCTCGCAGTCTGGCTGACTTTGGATTTTTCGCAG agAACGCTGACCAGGTGTTCTGTTGGAGATGTGGACTGCAGGTGACTGTGGGGGATCTGCGGAGAATGCTTGATGGACGTTCTTCTGCTGGTCTCCACATCTAA
- the LOC143298763 gene encoding uncharacterized protein LOC143298763 isoform X2, with product MDVKKKTQQRTLMETISKQTNLKQFILQLGRRAIYGLDMFVYPVEEDPEAVGDAYLRSLGITVRQPTVPMATLNVEEIQRTYNVQVRTVTPTVEPEELERIFNVRVRPLRRQVTGRFADPHRRRAGHRGRCGGSGVRPVYPVYGDAQRRRMSFRQVPLLPHHARSLADFGFFAENADQVFCWRCGLQVTVGDLRRMLDGRSSAGLHI from the exons atggatgtaaaaaaaaaaacacaacaacg AACGCTCATGGAGACAATAAGCAAGCAGACCAACCTGAAGCAGTTCATACTGCAACTGGGTCGAAGGGCCATCTACGGTCTGGATATGTTCGTATACCCGGTCGAAGAGGATCCCGAAGCTGTTGGCGACGCCTACCTTCGTTCCCTGGGCATAACCGTGCGCCAGCCGACAGTACCAATGGCCACGTTGAATGTGGAGGAGATACAAAGGACCTATAACGTCCAGGTGAGAACCGTAACGCCGACTGTGGAGCCGGAGGAGCTGGAGAGGATCTTCAACGTCCGGGTGAGACCCCTTCGTAGGCAGGTGACTGGGCGCTTTGCGGACCCCCACAGAAGGAGAGCAGGACACCGCGGCCGGTGTGGTGGTTCTGGTGTTAGGCCGGTTTATCCTGTGTATGGTGATGCTCAGCGCAGGAGGATGTCCTTTCGGCAAGTCCCCCTCTTGCCTCACCACGCTCGCAGTCTGGCTGACTTTGGATTTTTCGCAG agAACGCTGACCAGGTGTTCTGTTGGAGATGTGGACTGCAGGTGACTGTGGGGGATCTGCGGAGAATGCTTGATGGACGTTCTTCTGCTGGTCTCCACATCTAA
- the LOC143298763 gene encoding uncharacterized protein LOC143298763 isoform X1 yields the protein MTKKGGNGKRTLMETISKQTNLKQFILQLGRRAIYGLDMFVYPVEEDPEAVGDAYLRSLGITVRQPTVPMATLNVEEIQRTYNVQVRTVTPTVEPEELERIFNVRVRPLRRQVTGRFADPHRRRAGHRGRCGGSGVRPVYPVYGDAQRRRMSFRQVPLLPHHARSLADFGFFAENADQVFCWRCGLQVTVGDLRRMLDGRSSAGLHI from the exons ATGACGAAGAAAGGCGGGAATGGAAAACG AACGCTCATGGAGACAATAAGCAAGCAGACCAACCTGAAGCAGTTCATACTGCAACTGGGTCGAAGGGCCATCTACGGTCTGGATATGTTCGTATACCCGGTCGAAGAGGATCCCGAAGCTGTTGGCGACGCCTACCTTCGTTCCCTGGGCATAACCGTGCGCCAGCCGACAGTACCAATGGCCACGTTGAATGTGGAGGAGATACAAAGGACCTATAACGTCCAGGTGAGAACCGTAACGCCGACTGTGGAGCCGGAGGAGCTGGAGAGGATCTTCAACGTCCGGGTGAGACCCCTTCGTAGGCAGGTGACTGGGCGCTTTGCGGACCCCCACAGAAGGAGAGCAGGACACCGCGGCCGGTGTGGTGGTTCTGGTGTTAGGCCGGTTTATCCTGTGTATGGTGATGCTCAGCGCAGGAGGATGTCCTTTCGGCAAGTCCCCCTCTTGCCTCACCACGCTCGCAGTCTGGCTGACTTTGGATTTTTCGCAG agAACGCTGACCAGGTGTTCTGTTGGAGATGTGGACTGCAGGTGACTGTGGGGGATCTGCGGAGAATGCTTGATGGACGTTCTTCTGCTGGTCTCCACATCTAA
- the LOC143299005 gene encoding uncharacterized protein LOC143299005 — protein MLSVKEKNLQAMFQGRGCRDRQQKGQRERVARFTLTLTEPTAEKCCEFSYWDLLTEEQRGKASKRVMWREEQEGECGDYGDGYDLKDSFIDDDMPHDEVVVPDWVSTECGGFYINTGTLYFVPISLQHRPLPDVTEPEDDVFAWEHDFIKDHHPMSLQLELFGGSQRRDSSSIADSSQAFNSDDLSADGQEKKTKKTTKRRTMKVITTPGKAARAVKAHNKNRKPDAPRFKYRSTIHHNGAERANTIHEVEITRDKTDIIHDKPETTHDKTTGDNKRGTAYATYGDINQAEAQRDRNGKAEAQKGKNGKAEAQKGKNGKAEAQRDRNGKAEAQRDKNGKAETQSNAKTSTRGKTSGRDNKAATTRQTHGVGDETIHDAVDRIQPNDDKSGRIETTREHMAENADDKYSTGEKDGESETICEKGVEAETPCEKGGKRETSSKEKNKTKKTGEKDGKNEKGGKAQKSRGKDGKARTRRQTGGEAGAASEKGEEATISLEKGEKAQTSREKRRQSPDEP, from the exons ATGCTGTCAGTCAAGGAGAAAAATCTCCAAGCCATGTTTCAGGGCCGCGGCTGCAGGGACAGACAGCAGAAAGGCCAACGTGAGCGCGTGGCACGATTCACACTGACGCTGACAGAACCCACGGCAGAGAAATGCTGCGAATTCTCTTACTGGGATTTACTGACAGAAGAGCAG cgggGGAAGGCGAGCAAGAGGGTGATGTggagggaggagcaggagggtgaGTGTGGAGATTACGGTGACGGTTATGACCTCAAAGATTCCTTCATCGACGACGACATGCCT CATGACGAAGTGGTGGTGCCAGACTGGGTGAGCACGGAGTGTGGCGGGTTCTACATCAACACGGGAACTCTGTACTTCGTCCCCATCTCCCTCCAACACCGTCCCCTTCCTGACGTCACGGAGCCGGAGGATGACGTCTTTGCTTGGGAGCATGACTTCATCAAGGACCACCACCCGATGTCCTTGCAGCTGGAACTTTTTGGGGGGAGTCAACGAAGGGATAGCAGCAGCATTGCCGACAGCAGTCAG GCGTTCAACAGTGACGACCTGTCAGCTGATGGACaagagaagaaaacgaagaagaccACGAAGAGAAGGACGATGAAAGTCATCACGACACCCGGCAAAGCTGCCAGAGCTGTAAAAGCCCACAACAAAAACCGCAAACCTGATGCCCCCCGTTTCAAATACAGAAGTACGATTCACCATAATGGAGCTGAAAGGGCGAATACAATTCACGAGGTTGAAATCACCCGAGACAAGACCGACATTATCCACGACAAGCCTGAAACAACCCATGACAAAACGACCGGCGACAACAAACGAGGCACAGCCTATGCAACCTATGGCGATATCAACCAGGCTGAGGCACAAAGGGACAGAAATGGCAAGGCTGAGGCACAAAAGGGCAAAAATGGCAAGGCTGAGGCACAAAAGGGCAAAAATGGCAAGGCTGAGGCACAAAGGGACAGAAATGGCAAGGCTGAGGCACAAAGGGACAAAAATGGCAAAGCTGAGACACAAAGTAATGCCAAAACTAGCACACGTGGAAAAACCAGTGGCAGAGACAACAAGGCTGCCACTACCCGACAGACACATGGTGTAGGTGATGAGACAATCCACGACGCAGTTGACAGAATTCAGCCAAACGATGACAAATCCGGCAGAATAGAGACAACAAGAGAGCACATGGCCGAGAATGCTGATGACAAATATAGCACTGGTGAGAAAGATGGCGAAAGTGAGACCATCTGTGAGAAAGGTGTTGAAGCCGAGACCCCTTGCGAGAAAGGTGGCAAACGTGAGACCTCgagtaaggaaaaaaacaaaacgaagaaaacgGGTGAGAAAGACGGCAAAAATGAGAAAGGCGGCAAGGCTCAGAAGAGCCGTGGGAAAGATGGCAAAGCACGGACAAGGCGCCAGACAGGTGGTGAAGCGGGGGCAGCCAGTGAGAAAGGTGAAGAAGCTACGATAAGCCTCGAGAAAGGTGAGAAAGCCCAGACGAGCCGTGAGAAAAGGCGGCAAAGCCCAGACGAGCCGTGA